One Paracoccus aminophilus JCM 7686 genomic window carries:
- the chrA gene encoding chromate efflux transporter, translating to MTLQPDGTQTQGTPTEVFGAFLKLGLTSFGGPIAHLGYFRDEIVTRRRWLSEADYADLVALCQFMPGPASSQVGFALGMMRAGWMGALSAFVAFTLPSALILLAFALTASSVSGPIGTGALHGLKVVAVAIVAQAVWGMARSLCPDRGRATIAVIAVAMLAFLPGAVGMVSAIAMGGLAGLMLCRGTASAASDHIKVPVTRSQAGMALVTFTVLLLVLPLLAGLSQWWALLDSFYRAGSLVFGGGHVVLPLLEAEVVDSGWVTPNQFLAGYGATQAVPGPIFTFAAYLGAIVGPEPNGGVGATLALLAVFLPGFLLLVAVLPFWEGLRVMPRALSAMKGANAAVVGILGAALYSPVFTSAIENMRDFGLAVACFVALVSWRTAPWLVVLVGAIGGVALSLL from the coding sequence ATGACGTTGCAACCTGATGGCACCCAGACTCAAGGCACTCCCACCGAAGTGTTTGGTGCCTTTCTCAAGCTGGGTCTAACCTCGTTCGGTGGACCAATCGCACACTTGGGATACTTCCGCGACGAGATTGTCACGCGGCGGCGTTGGCTTTCTGAAGCTGACTATGCGGACCTAGTAGCTCTGTGCCAGTTCATGCCCGGACCTGCCTCGTCTCAAGTCGGATTTGCATTGGGAATGATGCGCGCAGGATGGATGGGGGCACTCTCGGCCTTCGTGGCCTTTACTTTGCCGTCTGCCCTAATCCTGCTCGCATTTGCACTCACCGCGTCCTCTGTGTCTGGTCCTATCGGAACCGGTGCTCTGCATGGTCTGAAGGTCGTAGCCGTTGCCATTGTCGCGCAGGCCGTTTGGGGCATGGCGCGCAGCCTGTGCCCTGACCGTGGGAGAGCGACCATCGCGGTGATTGCGGTCGCCATGTTGGCCTTCCTTCCCGGTGCAGTTGGCATGGTCAGCGCAATTGCAATGGGTGGGTTGGCAGGCCTGATGCTGTGCCGTGGAACCGCCAGCGCTGCGAGTGACCACATCAAAGTGCCTGTCACAAGAAGTCAGGCTGGCATGGCGTTGGTGACTTTCACAGTGCTTCTGCTGGTTTTGCCTTTGTTGGCGGGTCTGTCCCAATGGTGGGCGCTTCTGGACAGCTTCTATCGCGCAGGTTCACTTGTCTTCGGAGGAGGTCATGTCGTTCTGCCTCTGCTGGAGGCGGAGGTTGTGGATTCGGGCTGGGTGACACCCAATCAATTCCTTGCAGGCTACGGCGCAACACAGGCTGTGCCGGGGCCGATATTCACTTTCGCGGCCTATCTCGGCGCGATTGTGGGGCCAGAGCCGAATGGCGGCGTCGGAGCGACGCTCGCCTTGCTGGCGGTATTTCTTCCGGGCTTTCTGCTTCTCGTGGCTGTGCTGCCTTTTTGGGAGGGCCTTCGTGTAATGCCGCGAGCGCTATCCGCCATGAAGGGCGCAAATGCCGCTGTTGTAGGCATTTTGGGTGCCGCGCTTTACTCACCCGTATTCACTAGTGCGATTGAAAACATGCGAGACTTCGGCCTCGCTGTGGCATGTTTCGTTGCGCTGGTGTCGTGGAGAACAGCGCCTTGGCTGGTAGTGCTGGTCGGCGCGATTGGGGGAGTGGCGCTTTCGCTGCTGTGA
- a CDS encoding antirestriction protein, with product MSTMTTVARVAEERRPTFLPELFGPTRMLVAENMVYAMMDSLSPLDYGGGHWNFYEQAGRPLFMAPTSKARYRMACSGNGWQGEVSAEAAGIIATLFAFSHLSFHHAADQLVEGYARLYEFAGDHPEAAEIFQAID from the coding sequence ATGAGCACGATGACCACTGTTGCCCGGGTGGCCGAAGAGCGCCGCCCTACCTTTTTACCCGAGCTGTTCGGGCCGACCCGAATGCTTGTCGCCGAGAACATGGTCTATGCCATGATGGATAGCCTGAGCCCGCTGGACTATGGCGGTGGCCATTGGAACTTCTATGAGCAGGCCGGACGGCCGCTCTTTATGGCCCCGACCTCGAAAGCGCGCTACCGCATGGCCTGTAGCGGCAACGGCTGGCAGGGCGAGGTATCGGCCGAAGCGGCAGGGATTATCGCAACGCTCTTCGCCTTCTCGCACCTCTCATTCCACCATGCTGCTGACCAACTGGTCGAGGGCTATGCGCGGCTCTATGAATTTGCGGGCGACCATCCTGAGGCTGCGGAGATTTTTCAGGCCATCGACTGA
- a CDS encoding DUF736 domain-containing protein — MATIGTFKKTGNEYTGEIVTLSVQAKGVRIVPDLRATGDKAPTHRILVGRAEIGAAWSKRSNEGRDYLGLKLDDPSFSHPIYANLFDDEDGEGYSLIWSRPNGNRGD, encoded by the coding sequence ATGGCGACCATCGGCACCTTCAAGAAGACCGGCAACGAATACACCGGCGAAATCGTTACCCTGAGTGTGCAGGCCAAGGGCGTGCGCATCGTCCCCGACCTGCGTGCCACGGGCGACAAGGCCCCGACGCACCGGATCCTGGTGGGCCGCGCGGAGATCGGCGCCGCCTGGTCGAAGCGCTCGAACGAGGGCCGGGACTATCTGGGCCTGAAGCTGGACGATCCGAGCTTCTCGCACCCGATCTACGCCAACCTCTTCGATGACGAGGACGGCGAGGGCTACAGCCTGATCTGGTCGCGCCCCAACGGCAACCGGGGGGACTGA